The following proteins are co-located in the Apis mellifera strain DH4 linkage group LG9, Amel_HAv3.1, whole genome shotgun sequence genome:
- the LOC409357 gene encoding LOW QUALITY PROTEIN: COP9 signalosome complex subunit 1 (The sequence of the model RefSeq protein was modified relative to this genomic sequence to represent the inferred CDS: inserted 2 bases in 1 codon), translating into MPLQVHDVQQNVVEPMQVDAPAEDNDNAEEEPYIVENPTLDLEVYANSYTGLAKLYRLIYIADHCPMLRIEALKMAISYVMTTYNVSLYVILHKKLVQAVGTPGLPDVAAQSTSQDMLTLDQAWVEFRSKKAALKLEKFDTDLKNYRSNSIKESIRRGHDDLGDHYLDCGDLVHALKCYSRARDYCTSGKHIVNMCLNVIKVSVYLQNWAHVLSYVTKAESTPDFSDVHGKDNNQSIVTKLKVAAGLAELATRKYKMAARHFLQASLDHCDCPELLSPGNVALYGGLCALATFDRHELQKQVIFSSSFKLFLELEPQLRDIIFKFYESKYASCLKLLDEIKDNILLDMYIAPHVNVLYTQIRNRALIQYFSPYLSADMRRMATAFNRTVSELEDELMQLILDGQIQARIDSHNKILYAKDVDQRSTTFEKSMSVGKEYQRRTRMLILRAAMLKQQIQVKSPQRDSTQGGEMSVXPGNNSSVVRN; encoded by the exons ATGCCGTTGCAAGTTCACGATGTTCag caaAATGTTGTGGAGCCTATGCAAGTTGATGCTCCTGCAGAAGATAATGATAATGCAGAAGAAGAACCATATATTGTGGAAAACCCAACATTG gATTTAGAAGTTTATGCTAATAGTTATACTGGTCTTGCTAAACTATATAgacttatatatatagctgATCACTGTCCAATGTTAAGGATAGAAGCATTAAAAATGGCTATATCTTATGTGATGACAACATATAATGTTTCCTTGTATGTCAtactacataaaaaattagttcAAGCTGTAGGTACACCTGGATTACCAGATGTTGCAGCACAATCAACATCTCAAGACATGTTAACCTTAGATCAAGCTTGGGTTGAATTTCGTTCCAAAAAGGCTGCTTTGAAactagaaaaatttgatactgatcttaaaaattatagaagtaattcaattaaagaaaGTATTAGAAGAGGTCATGATGATTTAGGAGATCATTATTTAGATTGTGGGGATCTTGTTCATGCCTTAAAGTGTTATTCCAGAGCAAGGGATTACTGTACTAGTGGGAAGCATATTGTTAATATGTgcttaaatgttattaaagtttctgtttatttacaaaattgggCTCATGTATTAAGTTATGTAACAAAGGCAGAAAGTACACCAGACTTTTCTGATGTTCATGGCAAAGACAACAATCAGTCTAtagttacaaaattaaaagttgCAGCTGGTCTAGCAGAACTAGCtactagaaaatataaaatggctGCAAGACATTTTTTGCAGGCATCATTGGATCATTGTGATTGTCCTGAATTATTATCCCCTGGAAATGTTGCCTTATATGGAGGACTTTGTGCTTTAGCTACATTTGACAGACATGAATTACAAAAACAAGTTATCTTCAGCAGTTCCTTTAAGTTATTTCTAGAATTAGAACCACAGTtaagagatataatttttaaattttacgaatcGAAATATGCATCTTGCTTAAAATTGTTGGACGAGATAAAGGATAACATACTTCTAGATATGTATATAGCACCACatgttaatgtattatatacacaAATTCGGAATAGAGCattgatacaatattttagTCCATACTTAAGTGCAGATATGAGACGTATGGCAACTGCTTTTAATAGGACTGTATCAGAATTGGAAGATGAGCTTATGCAATTAATTCTTGATGGCCAAATACAAGCTCGTATAGATTCACATAATAAA ATATTGTATGCCAAGGATGTCGATCAACGTAGCACAACTTTCGAGAAATCTATGAGTGTAGGAAAAGAATATCAAAGACGCACACGCATGTTAATCTTAAGGGCTGCAATGTTAAAACAACAGATTCAAgttaaa agtcCACAGCGTGACAGTACTCAAGGGGGAGAGATGTCGGT ACCTGGAAACAATAGTTCAGTGGTAAGAAATTGA